One stretch of Pedobacter riviphilus DNA includes these proteins:
- a CDS encoding alpha/beta hydrolase-fold protein — translation MKFKFIIIALGASLSYGVCQAQNNLETIKEDFKPSATNQPGQQFPQVNSQGYARFRIKAPQSDSIRVSLGLGGQGGTKLTKAADGFFTGTTTGAMDEGFHYYHLTIDGGIFNDPGAMNYFGSSRWESGIEIPAKDEDFYANKNVAHGNVQQILFPSKSTNSSRRAYVYTPPGYGKDKQRFPVLYLQHGWGEDETAWSNQGRANLIMDNLIAEGKSKPFIIVMTYGMTNETKWGHMKDFKIDGFQTLLTEELIPYIDANFSTITTANGRAMAGLSMGGMETHTITLNKPELFGYYALLSGGTFTPPS, via the coding sequence ATGAAATTCAAATTTATTATAATTGCTTTAGGAGCAAGCCTTAGCTATGGCGTATGCCAAGCTCAAAACAACCTGGAGACGATTAAAGAAGACTTTAAACCTTCTGCAACGAATCAGCCCGGCCAACAATTTCCGCAGGTTAATTCGCAAGGCTACGCCCGATTCCGCATCAAAGCACCTCAGTCAGACAGTATCAGGGTAAGCCTCGGTCTTGGGGGACAGGGAGGAACCAAGCTCACCAAAGCGGCTGACGGATTTTTTACCGGTACCACTACCGGTGCAATGGATGAGGGCTTCCACTATTATCATCTAACCATTGATGGTGGAATATTTAATGACCCCGGTGCTATGAACTATTTTGGCTCATCGAGATGGGAAAGCGGTATTGAAATCCCAGCTAAGGATGAAGATTTTTATGCCAATAAAAATGTAGCTCATGGAAATGTGCAGCAAATACTTTTTCCTTCAAAGAGTACCAATTCTTCGCGCAGGGCATACGTTTACACTCCGCCAGGCTATGGCAAAGATAAACAACGTTTTCCGGTATTGTATCTACAACATGGATGGGGCGAAGACGAAACTGCCTGGAGTAATCAGGGCCGGGCGAACCTGATTATGGACAACCTGATTGCAGAAGGGAAAAGTAAGCCATTTATCATCGTTATGACCTACGGAATGACGAATGAAACCAAATGGGGACACATGAAAGATTTTAAGATCGATGGTTTTCAAACCTTATTAACCGAAGAACTCATCCCGTATATTGACGCTAACTTTTCAACTATAACAACCGCAAACGGTCGTGCTATGGCAGGACTGTCGATGGGCGGTATGGAAACGCATACCATTACGCTTAACAAACCGGAACTCTTTGGCTATTATGCGCTACTGAGTGGCGGTACCTTCACCCCTCCGAGCTGA
- a CDS encoding GIN domain-containing protein: protein MKTLFKTLFASSLALVLSTSSVLSAHAAETTKPVHASKALHFKRIKVNGNVELTIIQGKRTGISYADENTGKVKVMQNGDGLEITALDNSTAKLTVYVNDIYRIHAMDNAKVKTQGKINTQYLQVFLSGNASLDLNSQTEGLYTVIEDHADLTLSGSTGDHMLVMGKEQKLTMDKFVAANTKTSLTTENALASLSK from the coding sequence ATGAAAACTTTATTCAAAACATTATTCGCATCATCTTTGGCATTGGTATTATCTACTTCATCAGTATTATCAGCTCATGCGGCTGAAACCACCAAACCTGTTCACGCTTCAAAAGCATTACACTTCAAACGCATCAAAGTAAATGGAAATGTAGAGCTGACCATTATACAGGGAAAACGTACAGGCATCAGTTATGCAGATGAAAACACTGGCAAAGTAAAGGTAATGCAGAACGGAGATGGTTTAGAAATTACAGCTTTGGATAATAGCACTGCGAAACTTACCGTTTATGTAAATGATATTTACCGCATCCATGCAATGGATAATGCGAAAGTGAAAACACAGGGTAAAATCAATACGCAATACCTGCAGGTTTTTCTAAGCGGAAATGCATCGTTAGACTTAAATTCACAAACTGAAGGGTTGTATACTGTGATTGAAGATCACGCTGATTTAACCTTAAGTGGCTCAACTGGCGACCATATGCTGGTAATGGGCAAAGAGCAAAAGCTAACTATGGACAAATTTGTTGCCGCTAACACAAAAACCAGCTTAACTACTGAAAATGCACTAGCCTCTCTTAGTAAATAA
- a CDS encoding ROK family protein codes for MNRKTKPLMIGVDIGGSHITAAIIDFQSNSVLNHSRVRSHVNTHGTKEDILATWISLLKNIIGNHSTDEILLGIAMPGPFDYANGISLIKNMNKYESLYLVDIKGVLIEQLGLLPENIIFRNDAEAFLHGEVNGGNALGFDRAIGITLGTGLGSAVSIAGKTTDANLGVSLFKNGIAEDYISTRWFVKRYEELSGKQVKDTKSLVDLYDNDPLIPVLFNDFARSLADFLFSFIVTHNAEVVIIGGNIAKAHALFLNKTQNALRQQGIQAELRITGLWEDAAMLGAAYSHAAVTLAS; via the coding sequence ATGAATAGAAAAACAAAGCCGCTTATGATAGGTGTTGATATCGGTGGCTCACACATTACAGCTGCAATTATTGATTTTCAGTCAAATTCAGTTTTAAACCACTCCCGTGTACGCAGTCATGTGAATACGCATGGCACAAAAGAAGATATATTGGCCACATGGATCAGCTTGCTTAAAAATATTATCGGAAACCATTCCACAGACGAGATTCTACTTGGGATTGCCATGCCAGGCCCCTTCGATTACGCAAATGGGATATCGCTGATCAAGAACATGAACAAATACGAATCGCTGTACCTTGTGGATATAAAAGGCGTTTTAATTGAGCAGCTGGGGCTGCTACCCGAGAATATTATTTTTAGAAATGATGCAGAAGCTTTTCTGCATGGAGAAGTTAACGGGGGTAATGCTTTGGGATTCGATAGGGCTATAGGCATCACATTGGGTACCGGACTGGGATCTGCCGTAAGTATTGCTGGGAAAACCACAGATGCAAACCTCGGGGTGAGTTTATTTAAGAACGGGATAGCAGAGGACTATATTTCTACCAGGTGGTTCGTGAAACGCTATGAAGAACTCTCCGGTAAGCAAGTAAAGGATACAAAATCTCTTGTCGATTTATATGATAATGATCCTTTAATACCTGTGCTATTTAACGATTTTGCCAGAAGCCTTGCAGATTTTCTTTTCTCATTTATTGTAACGCACAATGCAGAAGTGGTCATTATTGGAGGAAATATTGCCAAAGCGCATGCTTTGTTTCTGAACAAGACCCAGAATGCACTCCGTCAGCAGGGAATTCAGGCTGAATTGAGAATAACTGGATTATGGGAAGACGCTGCAATGCTTGGTGCTGCTTACTCGCATGCAGCAGTAACTTTGGCTTCATAA
- a CDS encoding glycoside hydrolase family 88 protein produces MKNHFRPDYSAYHAVIYDRETGKKIKGVTHQGYADDSMWARGQSWAIYGYTMCFRETGNRAFLEFAQKVSDVYLAKLPTDGIPYWDFNDPSIPNAPKDASAAAVVASGLLELSTFVNNKAKSQKYRKAAELMLTSLSSVAYQSRNKNTAFLLHSTGHKPNGSEIDTSIIYADYYYMEALLRLKKLQKGNRLK; encoded by the coding sequence ATGAAAAATCATTTCAGACCTGATTATTCTGCATACCACGCAGTAATCTATGACCGTGAAACTGGGAAAAAAATTAAAGGAGTAACCCACCAGGGATATGCTGACGACTCCATGTGGGCACGTGGCCAATCGTGGGCTATTTATGGATATACCATGTGTTTCCGCGAGACGGGTAATCGTGCATTTCTTGAATTTGCCCAAAAAGTAAGCGATGTTTATCTAGCCAAATTGCCAACTGATGGAATTCCTTATTGGGATTTTAATGATCCTTCTATTCCTAATGCGCCAAAAGATGCATCTGCAGCAGCAGTAGTCGCCTCAGGTCTTTTAGAGCTTTCTACATTTGTTAATAACAAGGCAAAATCGCAAAAATACAGGAAGGCTGCCGAACTTATGCTCACCTCGCTTTCTTCAGTAGCATACCAAAGTAGGAATAAAAATACAGCCTTTTTACTGCATTCAACAGGTCATAAGCCTAATGGATCAGAAATAGATACCTCAATTATATACGCCGATTACTATTACATGGAGGCGCTGCTGAGATTGAAAAAACTTCAAAAAGGAAATAGGCTAAAGTAA
- a CDS encoding SusC/RagA family TonB-linked outer membrane protein, which produces MIKKYILDRRILALSFVFLIFHAYAFGANGFTQLHSDTVKIVLDSLKGTVVDNNGKPLKDVRISNTAGGVTVYSTINGYFAVHGAIGDKLKFEHPDFYILERVFTGRKRSIIQLAGRYLPSKDVIGIDPKDSLAVDRASVEVLHGRQLKENQLQSAVTVNTNQLTTTPASQFLQALPGRIAGLNIGFTSGGPGLDGNGLNYNVRSALGNNIVLIDGVQRPYISIDPDQIESVSVYKDALATVMFGMRSSNGIIAITTKKGDKGAPRISFSVQGGIERPITLPKSLDAATYAMLYNEAKQNDAPAGVTLTPSYSAGDIALYQNQTDPFRHPNVDWYNTVLRKQSYINRYNFNVQGSGKGFRYFVDLDNLKETGLFNTNDSLNTYNTNAQLDRYIVRSNLGVDLTKTTVMQLNLFGRIAKNNQPGGTTATVFSSLAATPNNAYPVFNPNGTLGGTSTYNQNQNLYGQILQRGYQFQDSRDVSVDLQLTQRLDVFLPGLYAKIQGSYNNSTLYKTDRSKNFASFQLNPDNSYTAVGTITEQGTTGTPGVRSRVIYTEADLGYEHSFEKHNLSALVLRNEQSTMQFDTGTLPEIYTDYAARFQYNYDQKYLFEAAGSYAGYNWFAPANRWAPYWALGMGWNIHNEEFVKNNLKWVSNLKIRGTYGQTGQANAGYYTYIQTYWTPATNTNNGDGYYFGNTGVGVTRSTGENSLANPDLAAEKAKKTNIALDLGFWNNKLTISAEYFNNRFYDLVGAPGIKTNILGAAYPNKNLYIYNYKGTDISLTYQDNISNFNFFVSGNFSLVQSKVIYMDEITRNYDYQRQTGQQVGIMYGYTAMGLFQSLAEINDPATAVLAATPKSSLRPGDIRYLDRNGDGIINDLDKGPIGSGKPTVYYGATIGFNFKGFDFSALLQGVMNRQTALGGPTAQYGDFYNGFGNGGAANAFEFNLGRWTPGTAATANQPRLWLGANANNQEVSSYWLQNTSFVRLKNVEIGYTIPAYLSKKIGVPSIRFFSNGLNLLTWSPLSKFRNDVDPESLNPTYPMLKVFNFGINAKF; this is translated from the coding sequence ATGATAAAAAAATACATTTTAGATAGGAGAATCCTTGCACTAAGTTTTGTTTTTCTAATCTTTCATGCTTATGCCTTCGGCGCAAATGGATTTACTCAACTTCATAGCGATACAGTCAAGATCGTTTTGGACTCACTGAAAGGGACTGTTGTAGATAATAACGGCAAACCTTTAAAAGATGTACGGATTTCGAATACTGCGGGTGGAGTTACCGTATATTCCACCATCAACGGATATTTTGCTGTACATGGTGCCATTGGTGATAAGCTTAAATTTGAACACCCTGATTTTTATATACTCGAAAGGGTATTTACAGGAAGAAAAAGATCAATTATACAGCTTGCCGGACGTTACCTTCCTTCAAAAGATGTTATCGGGATAGACCCAAAGGATTCTTTGGCAGTTGACAGGGCTTCGGTTGAGGTGCTGCACGGACGTCAGTTAAAAGAAAACCAGCTTCAGTCTGCGGTTACTGTTAATACCAACCAATTAACAACAACTCCAGCCTCGCAATTTCTTCAGGCGCTGCCCGGAAGGATTGCTGGTCTGAACATCGGTTTTACCAGCGGTGGCCCAGGCCTTGATGGAAATGGCTTGAACTATAATGTGCGTTCTGCTCTTGGTAATAACATTGTGCTAATTGATGGTGTGCAGCGACCCTATATTTCTATAGACCCTGATCAGATCGAATCGGTTTCAGTTTACAAAGATGCACTGGCTACAGTAATGTTTGGCATGCGCTCCTCAAATGGGATTATAGCGATTACGACTAAAAAGGGAGATAAAGGAGCACCGCGTATTTCGTTCTCTGTGCAGGGCGGTATTGAAAGACCAATTACCCTTCCAAAGTCGCTTGATGCAGCAACTTATGCAATGCTTTATAATGAAGCCAAACAGAACGACGCTCCAGCCGGCGTAACGTTAACACCTTCTTATTCTGCTGGAGATATAGCACTCTACCAAAACCAGACTGATCCTTTCCGTCATCCCAACGTGGATTGGTATAATACTGTGCTGCGGAAGCAATCGTATATCAACAGATACAATTTCAATGTACAGGGTAGCGGTAAGGGGTTTCGTTATTTTGTAGATCTGGATAATTTAAAGGAGACAGGTTTATTTAATACCAACGATTCATTAAACACTTACAATACCAATGCACAGCTTGATAGGTATATTGTAAGGAGCAACCTGGGGGTAGATCTAACCAAAACCACAGTAATGCAGCTCAATCTTTTCGGAAGGATTGCCAAAAATAATCAGCCTGGGGGCACAACTGCCACGGTTTTTTCGAGTCTTGCTGCTACTCCAAACAATGCCTATCCTGTATTTAACCCAAATGGTACGCTTGGTGGTACCAGTACTTATAACCAAAATCAAAATCTTTACGGACAGATTTTGCAACGTGGGTATCAGTTTCAGGATTCGAGGGATGTTTCAGTCGATCTTCAGCTAACTCAGCGCCTTGATGTGTTCTTGCCGGGACTATATGCTAAAATCCAGGGTTCGTACAATAATTCGACACTTTATAAAACCGATCGGTCAAAGAACTTTGCATCTTTTCAACTTAATCCAGACAATTCTTATACCGCTGTAGGCACTATTACAGAGCAAGGTACAACAGGAACACCAGGTGTACGCAGCAGGGTTATTTATACCGAAGCCGATCTGGGGTACGAGCATAGTTTTGAAAAGCACAACCTATCGGCCCTTGTTTTGAGAAACGAACAGAGCACCATGCAGTTCGATACGGGTACACTTCCGGAAATTTATACCGATTATGCAGCCAGGTTCCAATACAATTATGATCAGAAGTATCTTTTTGAAGCGGCAGGTAGCTATGCCGGTTACAACTGGTTTGCGCCTGCCAATCGCTGGGCACCTTACTGGGCTTTGGGAATGGGTTGGAATATCCACAATGAAGAATTTGTAAAAAACAATTTAAAATGGGTAAGCAATCTTAAAATCCGTGGTACCTATGGGCAAACCGGACAGGCAAATGCTGGCTATTACACCTATATCCAAACGTATTGGACACCGGCTACCAACACCAATAATGGAGATGGGTATTATTTTGGAAATACTGGTGTGGGTGTTACCCGCAGTACCGGAGAAAATAGCCTTGCCAATCCCGATCTTGCAGCTGAAAAGGCAAAAAAGACCAATATCGCACTCGATCTGGGTTTTTGGAATAATAAATTAACCATTAGCGCCGAATATTTTAACAACAGGTTTTATGATTTAGTAGGTGCTCCGGGCATAAAAACCAACATACTCGGTGCGGCCTATCCCAATAAAAACTTATATATCTACAATTATAAAGGAACTGATATTTCCCTCACTTATCAGGATAACATCAGCAATTTTAACTTTTTTGTTTCAGGTAATTTCTCGCTTGTTCAATCGAAAGTTATTTACATGGATGAAATTACCCGGAATTACGACTACCAGCGCCAAACAGGTCAGCAGGTGGGTATCATGTATGGTTATACCGCAATGGGCCTTTTCCAGAGCCTTGCTGAAATTAACGATCCGGCAACGGCTGTACTTGCGGCAACTCCAAAATCTTCGTTAAGGCCTGGCGATATCCGTTATCTGGACAGGAATGGCGATGGAATAATCAATGATTTAGACAAGGGGCCTATTGGCAGCGGAAAACCGACCGTTTACTACGGTGCCACAATTGGTTTTAATTTTAAAGGCTTCGATTTTAGTGCACTGTTACAGGGCGTAATGAATCGCCAAACCGCATTGGGAGGGCCAACAGCACAATATGGCGATTTCTATAATGGTTTTGGCAATGGCGGTGCGGCAAATGCTTTTGAGTTTAATCTGGGGCGTTGGACACCCGGAACAGCAGCTACTGCTAATCAGCCGCGTTTATGGTTAGGTGCAAATGCCAATAATCAGGAGGTATCTAGCTATTGGCTTCAGAATACCAGTTTTGTTCGGCTTAAAAATGTCGAAATCGGGTACACTATCCCGGCATATCTCTCCAAAAAGATTGGTGTTCCTTCGATCAGGTTCTTTAGCAACGGGCTAAACCTATTAACGTGGTCGCCGCTATCTAAATTCAGGAATGACGTTGATCCTGAGTCACTAAACCCAACCTATCCAATGTTAAAGGTTTTCAATTTTGGAATCAACGCTAAGTTTTAA
- a CDS encoding RagB/SusD family nutrient uptake outer membrane protein gives MKKLVINLSLAFFMVLSISCKKVLEDHPLNINKESDIWDQYDATGTNAQAWVIKIYSQLPNGFIRLNGMELDCAAGDGVPSNRANAVWNVINGGYNSINTFDDNWANCYSAIRRANIFLNNYKRVPWSDPTLPKWLVAEVRTLRAYFYYEMIRRYGGVPLLGEKVYNPDDPALLQLKRSSFAACVDYIVSELDAVKDQLRPDASLANRGSGNGVAEGTDNDAGRMRPTIAMAIKAKVLLLAASPLFNPSATPALDFTGYPSFDANRWKAAADAMKAIMDLNMFALEPNRYVLNTTHVNKEFVFMRYGASYQITWGNQASPVGYTVGNVVSGGIVSPTQELVDAFPMANGKAIADPTSGYNLANPYANRDPRLSQTVFYNGATWLRRPVQTYEGGLDKPNNTNIAGGVQTQTGYYQKKFLAQDDNNTAFTPTMYHPSGLSTFCLIRYADILLNYAEAQNEFAGPDATVYAAVNAVRQRAGLNPFAAPTGLSKEQMRGLIQNECRLEFAFEERRFYDIRRWKIAKEVYGTGSLHGVSIVKNADGSLTYTPITVATPFFNANNMYLLPIANNEILANPNIAQNPNY, from the coding sequence ATGAAAAAATTAGTTATCAATCTTTCGCTTGCCTTTTTCATGGTTTTATCTATATCATGTAAAAAAGTTCTTGAAGATCATCCGCTGAATATAAATAAAGAAAGCGACATATGGGACCAGTATGATGCAACAGGAACCAATGCGCAAGCTTGGGTTATTAAGATATACTCCCAGCTACCCAATGGTTTTATACGTTTGAATGGAATGGAACTGGATTGTGCTGCGGGAGATGGTGTGCCGAGTAACAGGGCCAATGCTGTTTGGAACGTGATTAACGGTGGATACAATTCGATTAATACTTTCGATGATAACTGGGCAAACTGTTATAGCGCAATACGCAGGGCCAACATTTTCCTGAATAATTATAAACGTGTGCCCTGGAGCGACCCGACATTACCCAAGTGGCTTGTGGCTGAGGTACGCACTTTAAGGGCGTATTTCTATTATGAAATGATCAGGCGTTATGGCGGTGTTCCGTTGCTGGGTGAAAAAGTTTACAACCCTGATGATCCTGCCTTACTACAGTTAAAACGCAGCAGTTTTGCCGCCTGTGTAGATTACATTGTATCAGAGTTAGATGCCGTAAAGGATCAATTAAGGCCCGATGCCTCATTGGCAAACCGCGGCAGCGGCAATGGGGTAGCAGAGGGTACTGATAACGATGCCGGTCGTATGCGCCCAACTATCGCTATGGCCATCAAAGCTAAGGTATTGTTGCTTGCTGCAAGTCCACTTTTTAATCCTTCAGCTACTCCCGCGCTTGATTTTACCGGATACCCAAGTTTCGATGCCAACAGATGGAAAGCAGCGGCAGATGCCATGAAAGCGATCATGGACCTCAATATGTTTGCATTAGAGCCTAACCGCTACGTTCTGAATACGACCCATGTAAACAAAGAATTTGTTTTTATGCGTTACGGAGCAAGCTACCAGATTACTTGGGGCAACCAGGCCTCACCTGTTGGTTATACCGTGGGTAATGTGGTAAGTGGTGGCATTGTAAGCCCAACACAAGAGCTGGTAGATGCTTTTCCGATGGCAAATGGCAAGGCTATAGCCGATCCAACTTCAGGTTATAATCTGGCCAATCCGTATGCAAACCGCGATCCAAGGCTTTCTCAAACCGTATTCTACAACGGAGCTACCTGGCTCAGAAGACCTGTACAAACTTATGAGGGTGGCTTAGACAAACCGAATAATACCAATATTGCTGGCGGTGTACAAACGCAAACCGGTTATTACCAAAAGAAATTTCTGGCACAGGATGATAACAATACAGCCTTTACACCAACCATGTATCACCCATCCGGCCTATCAACTTTTTGCCTCATCAGATATGCTGATATTTTGCTAAACTATGCCGAAGCACAAAACGAATTTGCAGGGCCTGATGCAACTGTTTATGCAGCCGTTAACGCGGTAAGACAACGAGCCGGTTTAAATCCTTTTGCAGCCCCTACAGGGTTGAGTAAAGAGCAGATGAGAGGCCTGATTCAGAATGAATGCCGTTTGGAGTTTGCTTTTGAAGAAAGGCGCTTTTACGATATCCGCAGATGGAAGATTGCCAAAGAAGTATATGGAACGGGTTCGCTGCATGGTGTTAGCATCGTTAAGAATGCAGATGGTTCTTTAACCTACACGCCAATTACGGTGGCTACTCCTTTCTTCAATGCCAATAACATGTACCTTTTGCCAATTGCAAATAACGAGATATTGGCTAATCCAAATATTGCTCAAAACCCCAACTACTAA
- a CDS encoding SusC/RagA family TonB-linked outer membrane protein encodes MKFIKIICLFLLAFTSTRVYAQVRTIRGHIVDEKNIALPGVTVSEEGNLRNGAISDENGDFVITLKSVNNAIRFTMVSYITLTLQADAEKKMAVKMKPDTKGLDDVVVVGYSTQKRITNPGAVSSIKAAEIENIPTSSIQNTLAGRLPGFTAIQRSGQPGSDAAEFFIRGVNSMNNDNQPLIIVDDIQYTYAQVAQLDPNEIETITILKDASTTAIYGVRGANGAMVITTKRGMISKPSINVSTQFGVNQVIQYPNYLDAYATAVLQNEAYINDSYKLASPLTLPWTAADLKMFKDGSDPYGHPNVNWQNELLKNSSTQSNYNVDIRGGNSKVKYFTSFGYFKQNGLLRDFTPTNPDDDGVEPNYFYNRINFRSNLDITPTKTLNIRFDLNGRFETINNPNGPIDAAGLFKELISFRNLSAFSMPIVNPNGTYGYANQSWGNGYVNPISRLANSGYKRNYNNNFNIVAGANQKLDFIAQGLEAKLNVSYASNINEHRNLQRDPATLPAFYYNSANNTYSSKGNNRFPVFTQNVGNDVFNNSVNSQLSLNYDHNFGIHRVYALALVNDISTINGGNVPVNFRGFLVG; translated from the coding sequence ATGAAATTTATAAAGATAATTTGTTTGTTCCTACTTGCTTTTACGTCCACAAGGGTATATGCTCAGGTAAGGACAATAAGAGGGCATATTGTGGATGAAAAAAATATAGCTTTGCCTGGCGTTACCGTTTCAGAAGAGGGAAATCTGCGTAACGGAGCAATTAGCGATGAAAACGGAGATTTTGTAATTACCTTAAAATCAGTTAATAATGCGATCCGTTTTACCATGGTAAGTTACATCACCCTTACCCTGCAAGCCGATGCAGAGAAAAAAATGGCCGTAAAAATGAAGCCTGATACCAAAGGGCTTGATGATGTGGTAGTTGTAGGTTACAGTACACAGAAAAGAATTACCAACCCAGGTGCAGTGAGCTCAATCAAAGCAGCCGAGATCGAAAACATCCCTACCTCGAGCATTCAGAATACACTGGCAGGGCGTTTGCCCGGTTTTACGGCGATTCAGCGTAGCGGGCAACCAGGATCAGATGCAGCCGAATTTTTTATCCGTGGGGTAAATTCAATGAACAATGATAACCAGCCACTCATTATTGTTGATGACATTCAATATACTTATGCACAGGTTGCCCAGCTTGATCCCAATGAGATTGAAACCATTACGATCCTGAAAGATGCATCCACTACAGCAATATATGGTGTAAGGGGGGCAAATGGTGCCATGGTAATTACAACCAAACGGGGCATGATTTCTAAACCTTCCATTAACGTTTCCACACAATTTGGTGTAAACCAGGTAATTCAGTATCCCAACTATTTGGATGCTTATGCAACTGCAGTTTTGCAAAACGAAGCTTACATTAACGACAGTTATAAACTAGCCTCACCGCTTACGCTGCCATGGACTGCTGCCGATTTGAAAATGTTTAAAGATGGATCGGATCCTTACGGACATCCCAACGTGAACTGGCAAAACGAATTGTTAAAAAACAGCTCAACGCAGAGCAACTACAATGTCGATATCCGTGGCGGAAACAGCAAAGTGAAATATTTTACATCCTTTGGTTACTTTAAGCAGAACGGGTTATTACGCGATTTTACACCTACAAATCCAGATGATGACGGTGTTGAACCCAATTATTTCTATAACCGGATAAATTTTAGATCCAATTTAGATATCACACCAACCAAAACCCTCAATATCAGGTTTGATTTAAACGGGCGTTTTGAAACTATTAATAATCCTAATGGACCGATTGATGCGGCCGGCTTATTTAAGGAATTAATTTCTTTCAGAAACCTTTCGGCATTTAGTATGCCCATCGTTAATCCTAACGGAACCTATGGCTATGCAAACCAAAGCTGGGGAAATGGATATGTTAACCCCATAAGCCGGCTCGCCAACAGCGGATATAAACGTAATTACAATAACAATTTTAATATTGTAGCTGGTGCCAACCAAAAACTCGATTTCATTGCCCAGGGCCTGGAAGCAAAATTAAATGTATCTTATGCCAGCAACATTAACGAACACCGCAATCTACAGCGCGATCCGGCAACGCTCCCGGCTTTTTACTATAACTCAGCAAATAACACTTACAGCAGCAAAGGCAATAACCGATTTCCGGTTTTTACACAAAATGTTGGAAACGATGTCTTCAATAATTCTGTAAACAGTCAGTTATCACTAAATTACGACCACAATTTTGGTATCCACAGGGTTTATGCGCTGGCACTGGTAAATGATATCAGCACCATTAACGGTGGAAATGTTCCGGTAAACTTCAGGGGATTTCTGGTAGGTTAG